The Achromobacter pestifer genome includes a region encoding these proteins:
- a CDS encoding LysR family transcriptional regulator: MRHDLTDLRLFLNVGETLNLTRAAERTFLSLPAASARVKNMEEAFKARLLVRMATGVALTPAGEVLLKHANAVFRQLECLNADLQPYASGLKGRLRLLANTTATNSFLADALSTFLAENPDVDVELEEKISGDIVIAIRAGQGDLGLVAGNIDVSGLDVTPLFRDELTVVTSLDHPLAASESAHFADLVDAYQFVGIHPDSAIQTFLEDIASGLGKRICQRVHVGSFEAVCRMVEAGAGIAVVPRACAARYSRPDALHVLKLDDPWALRDRLLCRQRGRDLPSFAECFIEHVQRAARGL, translated from the coding sequence ATGAGACACGACTTGACCGACCTGCGTTTGTTTCTGAACGTGGGGGAAACACTCAATCTGACCCGGGCTGCGGAGCGCACATTCCTGTCCTTGCCGGCGGCAAGCGCGCGGGTGAAGAACATGGAAGAGGCCTTCAAGGCCCGGCTGCTGGTGCGCATGGCCACGGGCGTGGCGCTGACGCCGGCGGGCGAGGTGCTGCTCAAGCATGCCAACGCCGTATTCCGCCAGCTGGAATGCCTTAACGCGGACCTGCAGCCCTACGCCAGCGGCCTGAAGGGGCGCCTGCGCCTGCTGGCCAACACCACGGCCACCAATTCCTTCCTGGCCGACGCGCTGTCCACGTTTCTTGCGGAAAACCCTGACGTGGACGTGGAGCTGGAAGAAAAAATATCTGGCGATATCGTCATTGCCATACGCGCAGGTCAGGGAGACCTGGGGCTGGTGGCGGGCAATATCGACGTGTCGGGCCTGGATGTCACGCCGCTGTTCCGCGACGAACTCACCGTGGTCACTTCGCTCGACCACCCCCTGGCGGCATCGGAGTCCGCGCATTTCGCCGACTTGGTGGATGCTTACCAGTTCGTCGGGATTCATCCCGACAGCGCCATCCAGACCTTCCTGGAAGACATCGCCAGCGGCCTGGGCAAGCGCATCTGCCAACGCGTGCACGTGGGCAGCTTCGAAGCGGTGTGCCGGATGGTGGAGGCGGGCGCGGGGATCGCCGTGGTGCCGCGCGCCTGCGCCGCGCGCTACAGCCGTCCGGACGCGCTGCACGTGCTCAAGCTGGACGATCCCTGGGCCTTGCGCGACCGCCTGCTGTGCCGCCAGCGCGGCCGCGACCTGCCCAGTTTCGCGGAATGCTTCATCGAACACGTGCAGCGCGCGGCGCGCGGTCTGTAG
- a CDS encoding SDR family NAD(P)-dependent oxidoreductase, translating into MSGMVSGKVVIVTGAGGGIGRSIALAMAQAGAKVVVNDIGVSLTGEGGADGPAQAVVKEIIAAGGQAVANTDSVAAYDSASRCVQTAIDAFGRIDAVVNNAGNLRDRVFHKMSEEEWSQVLGVHLNGTFFMSRAAAPYFREQESGAFVHMTSTSGLIGNFGQANYAAAKLGIVALSKSIALDMARYNVRSNCIAPFAWSRMTSSIPAETDEEKARVEKLKKMEAGKVAPMAVYLASDAASEVTAQIFAVRANEIMLMSQPRPLRTVHHGEGWTPERIAEIAVPAMRKHFYALERSPDVIDWDPI; encoded by the coding sequence ATGAGCGGCATGGTTTCCGGAAAAGTAGTGATCGTTACCGGCGCGGGCGGCGGCATCGGCCGCAGCATTGCGCTGGCCATGGCGCAGGCCGGCGCCAAGGTGGTCGTGAACGACATCGGCGTATCGCTCACGGGCGAAGGCGGCGCGGATGGCCCGGCCCAGGCGGTCGTCAAGGAGATCATCGCGGCGGGCGGCCAGGCCGTTGCCAACACCGACAGCGTGGCCGCCTACGACAGCGCCAGCCGCTGCGTGCAGACGGCGATCGACGCCTTCGGCCGCATCGACGCCGTGGTCAACAACGCCGGCAATCTGCGCGACCGGGTTTTCCACAAGATGAGCGAAGAGGAATGGAGCCAGGTGCTGGGCGTGCACCTGAACGGCACGTTCTTCATGAGCCGCGCGGCCGCGCCTTACTTCCGCGAACAGGAGTCCGGCGCGTTCGTGCACATGACCTCCACGTCCGGACTGATCGGAAATTTTGGCCAGGCCAACTACGCCGCGGCCAAGCTGGGCATCGTGGCCCTATCGAAATCCATCGCGCTGGACATGGCGCGCTACAACGTGCGCTCCAATTGCATCGCGCCGTTCGCGTGGAGCCGCATGACCAGCTCCATCCCCGCCGAAACCGACGAAGAAAAGGCCCGCGTCGAAAAGCTGAAGAAGATGGAAGCCGGCAAGGTCGCGCCCATGGCCGTCTACCTGGCCAGCGATGCCGCCAGCGAGGTCACCGCGCAGATCTTCGCGGTGCGCGCCAACGAGATCATGCTGATGAGCCAGCCGCGCCCGCTGCGAACCGTGCACCACGGCGAAGGCTGGACGCCCGAGCGCATCGCCGAGATCGCCGTGCCCGCCATGCGCAAGCACTTCTACGCGTTGGAGCGCTCGCCCGACGTGATCGACTGGGACCCCATCTGA